A single genomic interval of Croceibacter atlanticus HTCC2559 harbors:
- a CDS encoding 2TM domain-containing protein has product MSSFFTHLIRAFFVGILVFIILTSIQIWTGSVFVLNKNVLLNFLYTEAYSIILYLINYYTVKFLIDRFGKHLFKLKNIVLGIVLNVLATAIGIFFLRLFTEVFVGGQSLVQFLSSENPITYWLSLTIAITITSIFYIVYYNQQKQEIAVKTERIIAGTASAKFDALKNQLDPHFLFNSLNVLSSLIEENPRNAQKFTTSLSKVYRYVLEQKNKELVSVDEELDFARTYSNLLKMRFEDSVIFDIPETSTNPNAKVVPLSLQLLLENAVKHNVVSVKTPLRISIYEEAGFLVIKNNLQAKEHLNKRQGVGLSNIKSRYALLTERAMKIIKTPNTFEARLPILTKQLSMTTQLLEENTISQTDNQARLKAAKEQVKKQREFYGNLVSYCFVIPFLAFINYTTMGWGFMWFLFPMFGWGLGLMFHAMDAFDWNPFLGSNWQEKKIKELMNKDNFKNY; this is encoded by the coding sequence ATGTCATCATTTTTCACACATTTAATAAGAGCCTTTTTTGTTGGGATACTTGTGTTTATTATTCTCACTAGCATTCAAATTTGGACAGGTTCTGTATTTGTGCTTAATAAAAATGTGCTTTTAAATTTTCTATATACAGAAGCGTACAGTATCATACTTTACCTTATAAATTATTATACCGTAAAATTTCTAATAGATAGGTTTGGTAAACATTTGTTTAAGCTTAAGAATATAGTTTTAGGTATAGTTCTTAATGTTTTAGCAACAGCAATAGGTATTTTCTTTTTAAGGCTATTTACAGAGGTATTTGTTGGCGGCCAATCTCTTGTGCAGTTTTTAAGTTCAGAAAATCCTATTACTTATTGGTTGTCCTTAACTATAGCGATTACCATAACTAGTATATTTTATATTGTTTACTACAACCAACAAAAGCAGGAAATTGCAGTAAAAACAGAACGTATAATAGCGGGAACAGCATCTGCAAAGTTTGATGCTCTAAAAAATCAATTAGATCCTCATTTTTTATTTAATAGTTTAAATGTATTGTCTTCTTTAATTGAAGAGAACCCAAGAAACGCACAGAAATTTACCACGTCATTATCTAAAGTGTATAGGTATGTGTTGGAGCAGAAAAATAAAGAATTGGTAAGTGTAGATGAAGAGTTAGATTTTGCTAGAACATACAGCAACCTATTGAAAATGAGATTTGAGGACAGTGTGATTTTTGATATCCCAGAAACTTCAACCAATCCTAATGCCAAGGTGGTACCATTATCTCTACAGTTATTGTTGGAAAATGCAGTTAAACATAATGTGGTATCTGTTAAAACACCATTGCGAATTAGTATTTATGAAGAAGCAGGATTTTTAGTCATTAAAAACAACCTTCAGGCAAAAGAACATTTAAACAAGCGTCAAGGTGTTGGCTTATCTAACATAAAATCTAGATATGCGCTCTTAACAGAACGTGCTATGAAGATTATTAAAACCCCAAACACTTTTGAAGCAAGACTACCAATATTAACCAAACAACTTTCTATGACAACACAACTTTTAGAAGAGAATACTATTTCTCAAACAGACAATCAAGCCAGACTTAAAGCCGCAAAGGAGCAAGTAAAGAAGCAACGTGAGTTTTATGGAAACCTTGTAAGTTATTGCTTTGTAATACCATTTTTAGCATTTATTAATTATACGACAATGGGTTGGGGCTTTATGTGGTTTTTATTCCCAATGTTTGGTTGGGGATTGGGTTTAATGTTTCACGCTATGGATGCCTTTGATTGGAATCCCTTTTTAGGTTCTAATTGGCAAGAGAAGAAAATTAAAGAATTAATGAATAAAGATAATTTTAAAAACTACTAA